In Blattabacterium cuenoti, the genomic stretch AAAAAGAAGAAAAAAAGTAATTTTAAATCAAATTAGTGCTACTATAATTTTACAATCTTATCTTACAAAAAAAGAAAAAAAAAATTAATTGCAAATCAAATCATATGATATTACCTATAATTCTTTATGGAAATCCGATTTTAAGAAAAAAATGTTTGGATATAGATTTTTCTTCCTATCAAAGAAGAGAAAAAATCAATAAATTGATTCAAGATATGTTTGAAACTATACATAAAGTAAAAGGTATAGGATTAGCCGCACCACAAATTGGAAAAAATATTAAACTTTTTATAGTAGAAACTCCTTTTTTAAATGAAGAGAATATAAAAAATTATTATAAGGAAGTTTTTATTAATGCTAAAATATTAAAGATTTATGGAAAAGAATATAAGTTTAATGAAGGATGTCTTAGTATTCCTGGAATTATGGGGTGTATAAAAAGGAAATCTAATGTAATAATTGAATATTATAATAAAAATTGGAAAAAACAAAAAAAAGCTTTAAAAGGGCTATGTGCGAGAGTCATTTTACATGAATATGATCATATTGAAGGAAAACTTTTTATTGATTATTTCTCTTCTATGGAAAAAAAAATAATAGAAAAAAAATTAATAAGTTTATCAAAAAAGAATTTATAATTTATTTTGAGTAAACATCATCTATTATTTTTTTGAAGGTGTTAGGATCATTCATAGATATGAATGATAAAATTTTTCGATTTATTTTAATCTTTTTTTCTGATAATTTACTCATAAATTCAGAATATGATTTTCCATATTGACGGACTCCTGCATTTATACGTTGAATCCAAAGAGATCTAAAATCTCTTTTCTTTTTTTTTCTCCCTGAAAAGGCGTAAGACAAAGACTTTTCTACAGCATTTTTAGCAACTGTATAAATTTTACTTCTGGAACCATAAAATCCTTTTGCTAATTTCAGTATTTTTTTACGTTTTCGTCTAGATGAAACGGAATTAGTAGATCTAGGCATAGATTTGTTTTTTTATATTTTTTTGATCTGATTTTTTCAACAAAGTAAATACAGAAAGATTACGTTTTCTTCTTTTTGATTTTTTATTTAACAGATGATTCTTGAATGCATGTTTTCTTTTCACATATCCATTTGCTGTTATTTTAAATCTTTTTTTAGATCCTGATTTCGTTTTTAATTTAGGCATATCAAAATTTTTTTGGAGCTAATATCATATACATTCTTTTCCCTTCCATAACCGGCATTTGTTCAACTTTTCCATATTCTTCAATTTCTTCTGCAAATTTTAACAATTTTATTTTTCCTTGATCTTTATATACTATAGAACGTCCTTTAAAAAAAACAAATACTTTCACTTTATCTCCACGCATTAAAAATTTTTCAGCACTTCTAATTTTAACTTTTCCATCATGATCTCCAATTTGTGGTCCAAATCTAATTTCTTTAGTATTTACTTTAACTTGTTTTGCTTTAAATTGCTTTTTTCTTTTTTTTTGTTCATATAGAAATTTCTTATAATCCAATATTTTACATACTGGAGGACTTAATTTAGGATTAATTTCGACTAAATCCAATTCCCTTTTTATTGCAAATTGAAGTGCTTCTTGTATAGAATAAATCCCATTCTTTAGTAAAGAATCACCGACTAAACGAACTTTTTGTATATCAATACTTTCATTGATACGATATTCTTCTTTTTTTTGGGGTAATGGTCGGTACATTTTGTTTTTT encodes the following:
- the infC gene encoding translation initiation factor IF-3 is translated as MYRPLPQKKEEYRINESIDIQKVRLVGDSLLKNGIYSIQEALQFAIKRELDLVEINPKLSPPVCKILDYKKFLYEQKKRKKQFKAKQVKVNTKEIRFGPQIGDHDGKVKIRSAEKFLMRGDKVKVFVFFKGRSIVYKDQGKIKLLKFAEEIEEYGKVEQMPVMEGKRMYMILAPKKF
- the def gene encoding peptide deformylase, with the translated sequence MILPIILYGNPILRKKCLDIDFSSYQRREKINKLIQDMFETIHKVKGIGLAAPQIGKNIKLFIVETPFLNEENIKNYYKEVFINAKILKIYGKEYKFNEGCLSIPGIMGCIKRKSNVIIEYYNKNWKKQKKALKGLCARVILHEYDHIEGKLFIDYFSSMEKKIIEKKLISLSKKNL
- the rpmI gene encoding 50S ribosomal protein L35 produces the protein MPKLKTKSGSKKRFKITANGYVKRKHAFKNHLLNKKSKRRKRNLSVFTLLKKSDQKNIKKQIYA
- the rplT gene encoding 50S ribosomal protein L20, which translates into the protein MPRSTNSVSSRRKRKKILKLAKGFYGSRSKIYTVAKNAVEKSLSYAFSGRKKKKRDFRSLWIQRINAGVRQYGKSYSEFMSKLSEKKIKINRKILSFISMNDPNTFKKIIDDVYSK